The region AAAGGCGGAAAGGGCGACCTATACTCAGTTGAAAAAGAAGGTGCAGGACAGGCAGTGCTTGTAGGTTTCGCTAATTCAGGGAAATCATCTCTTCTACAGGCACTAACGAATGCAAGGCCTCAAATCGCAGATTATCCCATGACTACAGTCATGCCTCTTTCGGGAATGATGCCTTTTGAGGACATACAGTTTCAGGTTGTTGACCTTCCGCCAATAGGCAATCCTGCAACTGACGGCTGGGTATCAGCCATAATGAGAAATGCAGACATACTGCTCCTTGTAGTTGACCTTACCCATGATGACAAGGCAGAAGAGCTCATAGAGGAGCTTTTGAGGTGGAAGGTCATAAAGGGCCCTGAAAAGACCATACTTATTGGGAATAAAAAAGACATTGCAGAAAAACACTCGGAAGACTTACTCAGGAGTAAATACAATGGCATCTTTCCCCTTGCCTTTGTGTCAACAAAGACAAAGGAAGGGCTTGAGAAGCTAAAAGGCATGATATTTAAGGCATCTGGCATTATAAGGGTATATTCAAAAGAGCCGGGCAAGCCACCTGACCTTAATGTGCCCTTTACAGTGCCAGAGGGCACTACTGTCCTTGAGCTTGCAGAGGCAATACATAAGGACTTTGTGAATCTGAGGTATGCCTGTGTATGGGGCTCATCGAGGTTTCAGGGTCAGAGGGTCCTTAAGACATTCGTTCTTAAGGACAAGGATGTTGTGGAGTTTCATGTTTAGGATAAATATTTTATTAGGCACATTTCTTAGGGGGAGTCCTTGACATTAAGTCGGACTGCGGCAATTAGAACTAAATGGATAACTTTTGTGTTATTTGCTCTCGGTGCATTGGCAATATGGTCAGGCAGTGAGGCAGTGCTTCCAGCTAATATCGCAGGAATGATACTGGCAGGCTCTACTGCGAAGGATACATTCTTTATACACCGCTGCCCCGTGTGCCTAAAGCTGAAGAGGATATGAGCGAGGAATAAGGCAGTGTAAATACAAAATTGCTATGTTATAATTGACAAGGTATATGAAGGGGAAGAGACTGCGGAGGAAGATAGAAAGCCTGAAAAGACAAATTGAAGAGCATAAGGTGAAAATAAAAGAAGAAAGGCAAATATCCTTTCCCGATGAAGGCTGCATAGCCCACTGGGGAAAAGAAATTGCGGCTTTTGAAAACCAAATTAAAAAAGCCATGCAGAAGTTGGAGGGGTGAGATGTTAACGAAAAACAAGCTTTCGGAGACCTTACTGAAAGAACTCAAAGATGAGTGTCTTATCATATTAAGTCTTCTTAACCAGTTGGAAACTCCTGGAATCTCTGAGACACAGGAGGATGAAATCCTTGGTGAGCTTTCAGCACGGCTTAGTCATCTTGAGGTTCATGCAAGGGAAACACAAGAGCATATTGATTCGTAAAAACTGCGATTTCAACTTGTATTCTAAACTTGTTTTCCCCTATTCTTCTCAATTGCCTTTTTAATAATAAAATAGCTCAACACCGATGAGACAACTCCAACCACTATTGTGCCTATGACAAATGGCAAAAGAAGGAACTTAAGCTCACTGACAAGACTGCTTAGTGTTATGTGGCTCCAGTCTATGTTTGGAATTACCCTATCCGTTCCAATGAGCAATGCTCCGACCCATGTGCAGAATGTATATATGGGGATGATGCTCCATGGGTTTGTGATATAGACGCCTACGATTGTGGCAAGCCTGTTGAGCCTGAAAAGCCATGCTGAAATCAAGGCAAGTATCGTATGTAAGCCAATCAGGGGCGATATGCCAAAGAAAACACCAACTGCAAACGACATGGCAACCTTGTGAGGGCTGTCTTTAATGCTTAATAAGCCTCTTAGTTTATCCCTTAGTTTCATTAAAGTGCTTATAGCCCTCTGGTTTAATCGGCAATTCCTTACCTTTACTGTCTATGATTATGCGCTCCTTTCTTGTTATCTCTCCTATACACACTGCATTTATCTTTCTGCTAAAGGGTGCAGAAAAAAGAAGCTCGTAGTCCTCTCCTCCTTTAAGGGCAAGCTGAAGGGGATTAAGTCCGAGGTAGATGCAGGCTGATTTTAGCTCATTTGAAATAGGGATTTTATCTTCATATATCCTTGCACCTACCTTGCTTTCATCGCAAAGCCTTATAAGGTCTATAAGAAGGCCATCGCTGATGTCTATCATGGAAGTCGCATGGCTTTTAAGGAAACTCTTTGGGTCTCTAACAAAAGGCATGAGATGTCTTTCAAGAAGGGGTCTCATTATATCCCATCTAAGTGGTGTATTAAGTGGTCTATGAAGAACAATGGGTCTTTTAATCTTTTTAAGAAGATAAAGACCTCCTGCCGAATCCCCGAGCGTGCCTGTAACATAAATCTTGTTGCC is a window of Nitrospirota bacterium DNA encoding:
- a CDS encoding 50S ribosome-binding GTPase, whose product is MPANLPPEYFEAEKAFKEAQSPSEKISALEALIATVPKHKGTDKLRADLRRRLSKLKDEAIKRKKGGKGDLYSVEKEGAGQAVLVGFANSGKSSLLQALTNARPQIADYPMTTVMPLSGMMPFEDIQFQVVDLPPIGNPATDGWVSAIMRNADILLLVVDLTHDDKAEELIEELLRWKVIKGPEKTILIGNKKDIAEKHSEDLLRSKYNGIFPLAFVSTKTKEGLEKLKGMIFKASGIIRVYSKEPGKPPDLNVPFTVPEGTTVLELAEAIHKDFVNLRYACVWGSSRFQGQRVLKTFVLKDKDVVEFHV
- a CDS encoding DUF2062 domain-containing protein; translation: MKLRDKLRGLLSIKDSPHKVAMSFAVGVFFGISPLIGLHTILALISAWLFRLNRLATIVGVYITNPWSIIPIYTFCTWVGALLIGTDRVIPNIDWSHITLSSLVSELKFLLLPFVIGTIVVGVVSSVLSYFIIKKAIEKNRGKQV
- the thiL gene encoding thiamine-phosphate kinase, with the translated sequence MRLSQIGELTLLAEIRKRFSKREKSIIVGIGDDGAVIEPSRFLRGQCPLVATTDMMVEGVHFSLSFATPFQIGFKLISVNVSDIYAMGATPHYALLNVSLKSDTDISNLYSFLDGIDNALKLYKVSLVGGDLSSSPNGMTVSATLIGSVRKPLMRKGARVGNKIYVTGTLGDSAGGLYLLKKIKRPIVLHRPLNTPLRWDIMRPLLERHLMPFVRDPKSFLKSHATSMIDISDGLLIDLIRLCDESKVGARIYEDKIPISNELKSACIYLGLNPLQLALKGGEDYELLFSAPFSRKINAVCIGEITRKERIIIDSKGKELPIKPEGYKHFNETKG